Proteins from a single region of Hydra vulgaris chromosome 12, alternate assembly HydraT2T_AEP:
- the LOC100212698 gene encoding gastric triacylglycerol lipase isoform X2, with amino-acid sequence MKLVNLCIILMFTPLVFSASLRKIYAPKLPEESMNVPEIIQYYGYPSEEHYVQTEDGYILTLHRIPKGLHKPSNGKVVFLQHGILDSSATFLMNPPDQSLGFILADAGYDVWLGNSRGNTYSSENIKFTTKDKEFWDFSFDEMAKYDLPASINYVLDTSNKSDLYYIGHSQGTTIGFIAFGENLKLASKIRSFIALAPVATVKYIQGAVKTISTFTTEIEVLIKIFGIYDFLPPSAILRFLAQDVCGLLYPTEKVCSNIAFLIAGYDVSNLNETRLPVYLSHLPAGTSSKDIIHFAQMIKSGQFQMFDYGESENMKRYNQKTAPLYYVDKVKVPVALFTGSNDWLADPTDINNHLIPFLPNIVFNKNIGAWNHLDFVWGINANKMIYNDIINLMS; translated from the exons cctGAAATAATTCAATACTATGGTTATCCTTCTGAAGAGCATTATGTTCAAACAGAAGATGGATATATTTTGACTCTTCATCGTATTCCTAAAGGTTTACATAAGCCCAGTAATGGAAAAGTAGTATTTTTGCAACATGGAATTCTTGATTCTTCTGCAACTTTTCTAATGAACCCGCCAGATCAAAGTCTTGGATTTATTTTGGCAGACGCAGG ATACGATGTTTGGCTTGGCAATAGCAGAGGAAATACTTATTCGTCAGAAAATATCAAGTTTACTACCAAGGATAAAGAGTTTTGGGATTTCAG ttttgatgaAATGGCCAAGTATGATCTTCCTGCATCAATAAATTATGTGTTGGATACCAGCAATAAATCAGATTTGTATTATATTGGACATtctcaag GAACAActattggttttattgcatttggCGAGAATTTAAAACTAGCTAGCAAAATTCGATCTTTTATTGCTTTAGCTCCTGTGGCAACTGTTAAATACATTCAAGGAGCtgttaaaactatttctacCTTTACTACAGAAATTGAG gtacttattaaaatatttggtaTTTATGACTTCCTTCCTCCCTCGGCTATTTTACGTTTTCTTGCTCAAGATGTTTGTGGTTTGTTGTACCCTACTGAAAAAGTGTGTAGTAATATAGCTTTTCTTATTGCTGGTTATGATGTTTCCAATTTAAACGAAACAAGACTTCCTGTTTATTTATCACATCTTCCAGCTGGAACATCGTCTAAAGATATAATTCATTTTGCTCAG atgATAAAAAGTGGacaatttcaaatgtttgattatGGAGAATCAGAAAACATGAAGCGCTACAATCAG aaaacTGCACCATTGTACTATGTTGATAAAGTTAAAGTTCCTGTGGCTTTGTTTACGGGCTCCAACGATTGGTTAGCTGATCCAACTGACATAAACAATCATCTGATACCTTTTCTTCCCAATAtagtatttaacaaaaatattggtGCCTGGAACCATCTAGATTTTGTTTGGGGTATAAATGCCAACAAAATGATATATAACGATATTATTAATCTTATGAGTTAA